The following proteins come from a genomic window of Halictus rubicundus isolate RS-2024b chromosome 8, iyHalRubi1_principal, whole genome shotgun sequence:
- the LOC143356309 gene encoding pancreatic triacylglycerol lipase-like produces MEHFRALVFLGVISLALTCALGQSTSPDTIFFRHYNKNGSHTDINIQNATLLISKLDLTKLTMFYIHGFGETVDSKSVITVTDAYLTTDINVVAVDYGKIAANNYLVVVGLAGPVAQAVAQTLNQLQGKGLNPDKIHIVGHSLGGQVSGQISAYLNFTLPRITGLDPAGPLFYTGRFLKASDAKFVDIIHTDKMFYGQLYNSGSVDFHPNSGHRIQPGCPLLGAPLSNEDFCSHHRSWWFYAESVKNPSGFLAVQCADDLSFQTNSCNYSDIVHMGFDTPSTARGVYYLHTNSKSPFAKGLQGTR; encoded by the exons ATGGAGCACTTTCGCGCGCTTGTTTTCCTCGGAGTGATTAGTCTTGCCCTGACAT GTGCTTTAGGCCAGTCAACATCACCGGACACGATTTTCTTCCGACACTACAATAA AAATGGCTCACACACGGACATTAATATCCAGAACGCCACGCTTCTCATTTCTAAATTGGATTTGACTAAATTGACAATGTTTTACATTCACGGATTCGGAGAAACCGTGGACAGCAAAAGTGTCATCACAGTGACGGATG CTTATTTGACAACGGATATAAACGTGGTTGCTGTCGACTATGGGAAAATTGCTGCCAACAATTATTTAGTTGTTGTGGGATTAGCTGGTCCAGTCGCTCAGGCTGTAGCACAAACATTAAATCAATTACAAGGCAAAGGTTTGAATCCGGATAAAATTCATATAGTTGGACATTCCTTAGGTGGCCAGGTATCTGGACAAATAAGTGCCTACCTGAACTTCACTCTCCCCAGGATAACAG GTTTAGATCCAGCTGGTCCTCTATTTTACACCGGAAGATTTTTGAAAGCCAGCGATGCTAAGTTCGTCGACATTATACACACTGACAAGATGTTTTACGGTCAACTGTACAACTCCGGTTCTGTGGATTTCCATCCGAATTCTGGACATAGAATACAACCTGGTTGTCCCCTCCTTGGTGCACCTCTTTCGAACGAAG ATTTTTGCAGTCATCATAGATCCTGGTGGTTTTACGCGGAGTCAGTGAAAAATCCATCAGGATTTTTGGCCGTCCAGTGTGCCGACGATTTGAGTTTCCAAACGAATTCGTGTAATTATTCGGATATAGTTCACATGGGATTTGATACACCAAGCACTGC AAGGGGCGTTTACTACCTACACACAAATTCGAAAAGCCCGTTCGCAAAAGGACTGCAAGGGACACGATAG
- the LOC143356310 gene encoding pancreatic lipase-related protein 2-like isoform X3: MESFCIRIVLGLVALSLGHVSGAVNTDTIFFRHYSGGSHRDVNIKQIAQLVPQLKPNQCTVFHIHGYTESCDSESVTIIINAYLKTTACNVIAIDYRQIADNINYFSDASHVNDVGRAIGNALNVMVAHGLNPNKIHIIGHSLGGQVSAHIGSHTKFVIPRITGLDPAGPMFYTGRYLKSGDAKFVVIIHTDRGFLGQLYSSGDVDFHPNDGHRPQPGCPLTLNKKETNCNHHRSWRYYAESVLNPNGFMAVQCTGSEQFKSGKCNRANVIPMGYATPTTARGKFYLHTNSQSPFALGLRGI; encoded by the exons ATGGAAAGCTTTTGCATACGTATTGTTCTAGGACTGGTCGCTCTTTCGTTGGGAC ACGTTTCTGGAGCAGTGAACACGGACACTATTTTCTTCCGTCATTATAG TGGTGGGAGTCACAGAGATGTTAACATAAAACAGATTGCTCAATTGGTGCCACAATTGAAACCGAACCAGTGTACAGTTTTTCACATTCATGGGTACACGGAAAGCTGTGACAGCGAAAGTGTCACCATTATAATAAACG CTTACCTTAAGACAACGGCCTGTAACGTGATCGCGATCGATTATAGACAAATCGCAGACAACATAAATTACTTCTCCGATGCAAGTCATGTTAATGATGTCGGTAGAGCTATTGGCAATGCTCTGAACGTAATGGTAGCGCATGGTTTGAATCCTAATAAAATCCATATAATCGGCCACTCGTTAGGTGGTCAAGTGTCTGCTCATATAGGATCTCATACGAAATTTGTTATTCCTAGGATAACAG GTTTAGATCCTGCTGGTCCCATGTTCTACACGGGAAGATATTTAAAATCCGGCGACGCTAAGTTTGTCGTAATCATACACACGGACAGAGGATTCCTTGGTCAACTATACAGCAGCGGTGATGTAGATTTTCATCCCAATGATGGTCACAGACCGCAGCCTGGCTGTCCTCTGActttaaataagaaagaaa CAAATTGTAATCATCACAGATCCTGGAGGTATTATGCGGAGTCCGTTCTGAATCCCAATGGTTTCATGGCTGTCCAGTGTACTGGTAGTGAGCAATTCAAAAGCGGGAAATGCAATCGAGCGAACGTTATACCTATGGGATACGCAACGCCAACTACTGC GAGGGGTAAATTCTACCTTCATACAAATTCGCAAAGCCCATTTGCCCT
- the LOC143356310 gene encoding pancreatic lipase-related protein 3-like isoform X1, giving the protein MESFCIRIVLGLVALSLGHVSEAVNTETIFFRHYSGGSHRDVNVKQIAQLVPQLKPNKCTVFHIHGYTESCDKESATTVINAYLKATDCNVIAIDYRQIAGNINYIVDVLHVENVAKAIGNALNVMVEHGLNPNKIHIIGHSLGGQVSAHIGFYTNFVIPRITGLDPAGPMYYTGRYLKSGDAKFVVIIHTDAGLFGQIYSSGDVDFHPNGGHRPQPGCPLIAFGKSDERDCDHHRSWRYYAESVLNPNGFMAIQCTGIELFISGNCNRENVVPMGYATPTTARGNFYLHTNSQSPFAKGLQGI; this is encoded by the exons ATGGAAAGCTTTTGCATACGTATTGTTCTAGGACTGGTCGCTCTTTCGTTGGGAC ACGTTTCTGAAGCAGTGAACACGGAAACTATTTTCTTCCGTCATTATAG tgGTGGGTCGCACAGAGATGTTAACGTAAAACAGATAGCTCAATTGGTGCCACAATTGAAACCGAACAAGTGTACAGTTTTTCACATTCATGGGTACACGGAAAGCTGTGACAAAGAAAGTGCCACCACAGTAATCAATG CTTACCTTAAGGCAACGGACTGTAACGTGATCGCGATCGATTATAGACAAATCGCAGGCAACATAAATTACATAGTGGATGTGCTTCATGTTGAAAATGTCGCTAAAGCTATTGGCAATGCTCTGAACGTAATGGTGGAGCATGGTTtgaatcctaataaaattcacaTAATCGGCCATTCGTTAGGTGGTCAAGTGTCTGCTCATATAGGATTTTATACGAACTTTGTTATTCCTAGGATAACAG GTTTAGACCCTGCTGGTCCCATGTACTACACGGGAAGATATTTAAAATCCGGCGACGCTAAGTTTGTCGTAATCATACACACGGACGCAGGATTGTTTGGTCAAATATACAGCAGCGGTGACGTAGATTTTCACCCCAATGGCGGTCACAGACCGCAGCCTGGCTGTCCTCTTATTGCTTTCGGAAAATCGGATGAAA GAGATTGTGATCATCACAGATCATGGAGGTATTATGCGGAATCCGTTCTGAATCCCAATGGATTCATGGCTATCCAATGTACTGGTATTGAGCTATTCATTAGCGGGAATTGTAATCGAGAGAACGTTGTCCCTATGGGATACGCAACACCAACTACTGC GAGGGGTAATTTCTACCTCCATACAAATTCGCAAAGCCCATTTGCCAAAGGACTTCAAGGAATATAG
- the LOC143356308 gene encoding pancreatic triacylglycerol lipase-like isoform X2 has product MGLYSVNGEQNRQTTTRDCGDLIYSISFDMGNFRVFIFLGVISLALKCASGASTSLDTIFFRYYNKNGTHTDINIQNVTLLISKLDLTKWTTFYIHGYNENVESTSVITVTNAYSTTDINVVAVDYGEIAANNILVILGLVGPVGQAVAQSLNKLEGSGLDQNKIHVIGHSLGGAVSAEMSVYLNFTLPRITGLDPSGRPLYPGRFLTANDAKFVDIIHTDKMFYGELYNSGSVDFNPNYGRRIQPGCPYLTIPLSDEDFCSHHRSWRFYAESVRNPSGFLAVQCADDFSFLTNSCNYSNIIPMGFETPSNATGVYYLHTNSQSPFARGLQGTRS; this is encoded by the exons ATGGGTTTATATAGCGTCAACGGAGAACAGAATCGTCAGACTACGACTCGAGATTGCGGGGACCTGATATATTCGATTTCCTTCGATATGGGGAACTTTCGCGTGTTTATTTTCCTTGGAGTGATTAGTCTTGCCCTGAAAT GTGCTTCAGGTGCATCAACATCACTCGACACGATTTTCTTCCGATACTACAATAA AAATGGCACGCACACGGACATTAATATCCAGAATGTCACGCTTCTGATTTCTAAATTGGATTTAACTAAATGGACAACGTTTTACATTCACGGATACAATGAAAACGTGGAGAGCACAAGTGTCATCACAGTAACGAACG CTTATTCGACAACGGATATAAACGTGGTTGCTGTCGACTATGGTGAAATTGCAGCCAATAATATTTTAGTTATCCTGGGATTAGTTGGTCCGGTCGGTCAGGCTGTCGcccaaagtttaaataaattagaaggCAGTGGTTTGGATCAGAATAAAATTCATGTAATTGGACATTCCTTAGGCGGCGCGGTATCTGCAGAAATGAGTGTTTACCTGAATTTCACTCTTCCCAGGATAACAG GGTTAGATCCTTCTGGTCGTCCATTGTACCCTGGAAGATTTTTGACAGCCAACGATGCTAAGTTCGTCGACATTATACACACTGACAAGATGTTTTACGGTGAATTGTACAACTCTGGTTCTGTGGATTTCAATCCGAATTATGGACGGAGAATACAGCCTGGTTGTCCTTACCTTACTATACCTCTTTCGGATGAAG ATTTTTGCAGTCATCATAGATCCTGGAGATTTTACGCGGAGTCAGTGAGAAATCCATCAGGATTTTTGGCCGTCCAGTGCGCCGATGATTTCAGTTTTCTAACGAATTCGTGTAATTATTCGAATATAATCCCCATGGGCTTTGAAACACCAAGCAATGC AACGGGCGTTTACTACCTACACACAAATTCACAAAGCCCGTTCGCAAGAGGACTGCAAGGGACACGATCGTGA
- the LOC143356310 gene encoding pancreatic lipase-related protein 2-like isoform X2, with amino-acid sequence MGSFRIRILLGLVALSLGHVSGAVNTDTIFFRHYSGGSHRDVNIKQIAQLVPQLKPNQCTVFHIHGYTESCDSESVTIIINAYLKTTACNVIAIDYRQIADNINYFSDASHVNDVGRAIGNALNVMVAHGLNPNKIHIIGHSLGGQVSAHIGSHTKFVIPRITGLDPAGPMFYTGRYLKSGDAKFVVIIHTDRGFLGQLYSSGDVDFHPNDGHRPQPGCPLTLNKKETNCNHHRSWRYYAESVLNPNGFMAVQCTGSEQFKSGKCNRANVIPMGYATPTTARGKFYLHTNSQSPFALGLRGI; translated from the exons ATGGGAAGCTTTCGCATACGTATTCTTCTAGGACTGGTGGCTCTTTCGTTGGGAC ACGTTTCTGGAGCAGTGAACACGGACACTATTTTCTTCCGTCATTATAG TGGTGGGAGTCACAGAGATGTTAACATAAAACAGATTGCTCAATTGGTGCCACAATTGAAACCGAACCAGTGTACAGTTTTTCACATTCATGGGTACACGGAAAGCTGTGACAGCGAAAGTGTCACCATTATAATAAACG CTTACCTTAAGACAACGGCCTGTAACGTGATCGCGATCGATTATAGACAAATCGCAGACAACATAAATTACTTCTCCGATGCAAGTCATGTTAATGATGTCGGTAGAGCTATTGGCAATGCTCTGAACGTAATGGTAGCGCATGGTTTGAATCCTAATAAAATCCATATAATCGGCCACTCGTTAGGTGGTCAAGTGTCTGCTCATATAGGATCTCATACGAAATTTGTTATTCCTAGGATAACAG GTTTAGATCCTGCTGGTCCCATGTTCTACACGGGAAGATATTTAAAATCCGGCGACGCTAAGTTTGTCGTAATCATACACACGGACAGAGGATTCCTTGGTCAACTATACAGCAGCGGTGATGTAGATTTTCATCCCAATGATGGTCACAGACCGCAGCCTGGCTGTCCTCTGActttaaataagaaagaaa CAAATTGTAATCATCACAGATCCTGGAGGTATTATGCGGAGTCCGTTCTGAATCCCAATGGTTTCATGGCTGTCCAGTGTACTGGTAGTGAGCAATTCAAAAGCGGGAAATGCAATCGAGCGAACGTTATACCTATGGGATACGCAACGCCAACTACTGC GAGGGGTAAATTCTACCTTCATACAAATTCGCAAAGCCCATTTGCCCT